A single window of Syntrophotalea acetylenica DNA harbors:
- a CDS encoding alginate export family protein, translating to MEGKMSKGKLRFSKICLLAFVFNFIIPAVLTSRNFCVQAQEASKPKLTFSTHVRARYEFQNSFNQKFYGDNPGAGKANDGFLLGRLRMGLDWYPTKNIHVALWGQHAEVWDYALSDNDFYNKTFERINHPQKDRLELYETYIDVKDILDSGLGFKAGRQKIAYGDNRVFGPGEWGNSGRWIWDAAKLSWVFNRGFVDVFYGQTMLHEVNSFSLNHRHGYESLAVYGHFELLEKPLKLVFEPMAFTKKDDHPNYAGEVNKTADNLDSWYVGAHLKASMKGWDLEGTYLKEEGDFAKDDIDAYGYHAMLAYTFPTAWKPRLGISYSYASGDSNPKDGKNETFHEAFGAKDKMYGRMNLFSWSNLEDLEASLTVKPRNWLTIKGEVHQFSLADRHDGWSLNKKLYRDPTGASGSDVGKEIDILATLTYFKNHTLMAGFGHFWPDEFAENVASHKQATWAFLQWEYKFKSVIF from the coding sequence ATGGAGGGAAAAATGTCAAAAGGAAAACTTCGTTTTTCAAAAATCTGCTTATTGGCTTTTGTCTTTAACTTCATCATACCCGCAGTTCTCACGTCGCGTAATTTTTGCGTACAGGCCCAGGAAGCCTCCAAACCAAAGCTTACTTTCAGCACTCATGTCAGGGCAAGATACGAATTCCAGAATAGTTTTAACCAGAAATTTTATGGAGACAATCCCGGAGCGGGCAAAGCCAATGACGGTTTTTTGCTGGGAAGGCTGAGAATGGGGCTGGATTGGTATCCTACAAAAAACATCCATGTCGCTCTTTGGGGACAACATGCGGAGGTCTGGGATTATGCCCTATCGGATAATGATTTTTACAACAAGACGTTTGAAAGGATCAACCATCCGCAGAAAGACCGCCTGGAGCTTTACGAGACCTACATCGATGTCAAGGATATCCTGGATTCCGGCCTTGGATTCAAGGCGGGGCGGCAGAAAATTGCCTATGGCGACAACCGGGTTTTTGGCCCTGGCGAATGGGGCAACTCCGGCAGATGGATCTGGGATGCCGCCAAATTGTCCTGGGTCTTCAACCGGGGCTTCGTGGATGTCTTCTACGGCCAGACCATGCTGCATGAAGTCAACAGCTTCAGCCTCAATCATCGGCATGGTTATGAGAGCCTGGCAGTGTATGGCCACTTCGAACTATTGGAAAAGCCGCTTAAACTTGTCTTTGAACCAATGGCATTCACCAAAAAGGACGATCACCCGAATTACGCCGGCGAGGTCAACAAAACGGCAGACAATCTCGATTCGTGGTATGTCGGCGCACACTTGAAAGCCTCGATGAAAGGATGGGATCTGGAGGGAACCTACCTCAAGGAGGAAGGGGATTTTGCCAAAGATGACATTGATGCCTACGGTTATCACGCCATGCTTGCCTACACCTTCCCCACCGCCTGGAAACCCCGCCTGGGCATTTCTTACAGCTATGCCTCGGGGGACAGCAACCCCAAGGACGGTAAAAATGAAACCTTCCATGAAGCTTTCGGAGCCAAGGATAAAATGTACGGGCGCATGAATCTTTTTTCCTGGAGCAACCTGGAAGACCTCGAAGCCAGCCTTACCGTCAAACCGCGCAACTGGCTGACAATCAAAGGGGAAGTGCATCAATTCAGTCTGGCGGATCGCCATGACGGCTGGTCCCTCAATAAAAAGCTGTACCGTGATCCAACAGGCGCCAGTGGCAGTGACGTGGGCAAGGAAATCGACATCCTCGCGACTTTAACTTATTTCAAAAACCACACGCTCATGGCGGGCTTCGGGCATTTCTGGCCTGACGAATTCGCTGAAAACGTTGCATCGCACAAACAGGCGACCTGGGCTTTTTTGCAGTGGGAGTACAAGTTTAAAAGCGTCATCTTTTAA
- the pyrE gene encoding orotate phosphoribosyltransferase, whose protein sequence is MTSDRAELKEIIRKLSYEEREVTLASGRKSNFYFDGKQTTLHPRGAMLVGKAVLEELAHFPAPIEGVGGLTLGADPIATAAALVSSMGDTPIPAFIIRKEPKGHGTGQWLEGRKNLRPGARVVIVEDVLTTGGSALKAVERARQEGLEVLGIITLVDRQEGGREIVEAAGLQLRSIFTKSQIVAD, encoded by the coding sequence TTGACCAGCGATCGCGCAGAACTTAAGGAAATCATCCGCAAGCTATCCTACGAAGAACGGGAAGTCACCCTGGCTTCCGGCCGCAAAAGCAATTTCTATTTCGACGGCAAGCAGACCACCCTGCATCCCCGGGGAGCCATGCTGGTCGGCAAGGCCGTACTCGAAGAACTGGCACACTTTCCCGCCCCCATCGAGGGCGTCGGCGGGCTGACCCTGGGCGCCGATCCCATCGCCACCGCCGCCGCGCTGGTCAGCTCCATGGGCGACACGCCGATCCCGGCCTTTATCATCCGCAAGGAACCCAAGGGCCATGGCACCGGTCAATGGCTTGAAGGCCGCAAAAACCTGCGTCCCGGCGCCCGGGTGGTCATTGTGGAAGACGTTCTGACCACCGGCGGATCGGCGCTCAAAGCCGTCGAACGCGCCCGCCAGGAGGGGCTCGAAGTCCTCGGTATCATCACTTTGGTGGATCGTCAGGAAGGTGGCCGTGAAATCGTGGAAGCGGCCGGCTTGCAATTGCGCTCCATTTTCACCAAAAGCCAGATCGTGGCCGACTGA
- a CDS encoding phenylacetate--CoA ligase family protein — MYWKPEIEILPRAQLHTLQIQRLQESLARAAQSPYYGTLFRKQGIRPESIRTIDDVRRLPFTTKDDLRSNFPYGFLTVPKQGAVRLHCSSGTTGNPTVIFHDNHDLASWADLVARSLYCAGLRDTDVFQNICGYGLFTGGLGFQYGAERLGALVIPAAAGNTRRQIKLMQDFGTTAIHTIPSYLFRLHSAFVELGLDPQRDTSLRLFVIGAEPHTEAQRQRIEALFGVRAFNSYGLSEMNGPGVAFECEHQNGLHVWEDAFLTEIIDPDTLQPVPDGEEGELVFTTLDRHAMPLIRYRTRDLTRFIPGECPCGRTHRRLDRISGRTDDMFIIKGCNVFPMQIEKVLMRFAEVGTDYVIELETIDGNDEITVKIELQKAWFTGDIEALEKLSRRIANEVRDEILVTPGVRLVEPGSLPKSEGKAVRVIDCRKS, encoded by the coding sequence ATGTACTGGAAACCCGAGATTGAAATCCTCCCCCGAGCGCAGTTGCATACTCTGCAGATCCAACGTCTGCAGGAAAGTCTTGCCAGAGCCGCGCAATCCCCCTATTACGGCACGCTGTTCCGTAAACAGGGCATCCGCCCCGAGTCCATACGGACCATCGATGACGTCAGGCGCCTGCCATTCACCACCAAGGACGATCTGCGCAGCAACTTTCCCTACGGATTTTTGACGGTTCCCAAGCAGGGGGCCGTACGTCTGCATTGTTCGAGTGGCACCACCGGCAATCCCACCGTGATTTTTCACGACAATCACGATCTCGCTTCGTGGGCGGACCTGGTGGCACGCTCCCTGTACTGTGCCGGCCTGCGGGACACCGATGTGTTCCAGAATATCTGCGGATACGGCCTGTTTACCGGAGGGCTAGGTTTTCAATACGGCGCGGAGCGCCTCGGCGCGCTGGTCATCCCCGCCGCCGCCGGCAACACCCGACGTCAGATCAAGCTTATGCAGGATTTCGGCACTACCGCCATCCACACCATCCCGAGCTATCTCTTCCGTCTGCACAGCGCCTTTGTGGAACTGGGCCTGGACCCGCAGCGCGACACCAGCCTGCGATTGTTCGTTATCGGTGCCGAACCGCACACCGAGGCCCAGAGACAGCGCATCGAGGCGCTGTTCGGCGTCAGGGCTTTCAATTCCTATGGTCTGTCCGAAATGAACGGCCCGGGAGTGGCTTTTGAATGCGAACACCAGAACGGACTGCACGTATGGGAGGATGCTTTTCTTACCGAAATCATCGACCCCGACACGCTGCAGCCAGTACCGGACGGAGAAGAAGGGGAACTGGTGTTCACGACCCTCGACCGGCATGCCATGCCGCTGATCCGATACCGGACCCGGGACCTGACACGTTTCATTCCCGGGGAATGCCCCTGCGGGCGCACCCACCGCAGGCTGGATCGCATTTCCGGACGCACCGACGATATGTTCATCATCAAGGGATGCAATGTGTTCCCCATGCAGATTGAAAAGGTTCTCATGCGTTTTGCCGAGGTCGGCACGGACTATGTCATCGAACTGGAAACCATCGACGGCAACGACGAGATCACGGTCAAAATCGAACTGCAGAAGGCCTGGTTCACCGGGGATATCGAGGCTCTGGAAAAACTCTCCCGCCGCATCGCCAACGAGGTCCGGGACGAGATCCTGGTTACTCCCGGTGTGCGGCTGGTGGAGCCGGGAAGCCTCCCCAAGAGCGAAGGCAAGGCGGTTCGGGTCATCGATTGTCGAAAATCCTAG
- the modA gene encoding molybdate ABC transporter substrate-binding protein: MRFNNTASCRKGSAMKRNIYCLLFCALLFTPLHAMGGNQKELLFHAGVGQRSSLNEIKQEWEKKHPDQKVNFSYKGSGYFIADITRSRQGDLFMPGEEFYLLQAEERGFVENYNPKTDIPAYFVTVIITPKGNPANITKIEDFARPGVRVGLGNPKSCAVGIWHEKTFKKAGIWKEVQKNAVLSAKCIPELGNAAQHRAIDATIVWSTTAVLYLRDVEIIPIEQKYRGVIRLPVATLKFARYKHEAEQLKNFILSDEARHIFHKHAYSVDPNIAVDKQGFCLDNTTDQDMKHLVNAATAVKDERYPVNAKTVGDLIGEVKRQRKTVRSGS; this comes from the coding sequence ATGCGTTTCAACAACACGGCATCTTGCCGGAAAGGATCAGCAATGAAACGAAATATTTACTGTCTTTTATTTTGTGCCCTTTTATTTACCCCGCTCCACGCCATGGGCGGCAATCAAAAAGAACTTCTGTTCCACGCCGGAGTTGGCCAGAGATCTTCGCTCAATGAAATCAAGCAGGAGTGGGAAAAGAAACACCCCGACCAGAAGGTCAACTTTTCCTACAAAGGTTCAGGCTATTTTATCGCTGACATTACACGTTCCCGCCAGGGCGATTTGTTTATGCCCGGGGAAGAGTTCTATCTGCTGCAGGCAGAGGAGCGAGGATTTGTCGAAAATTACAACCCGAAGACGGACATACCGGCCTACTTTGTAACCGTCATCATCACGCCCAAGGGCAACCCTGCCAATATCACCAAAATTGAGGATTTCGCGCGACCGGGTGTTCGGGTGGGATTGGGCAATCCTAAATCATGCGCCGTAGGTATCTGGCACGAAAAGACTTTTAAAAAAGCCGGTATCTGGAAAGAAGTGCAAAAAAACGCCGTGCTCAGTGCCAAATGTATTCCGGAACTTGGCAACGCGGCGCAGCATCGGGCCATCGACGCCACCATCGTGTGGTCAACAACTGCCGTGCTGTACCTGCGGGATGTGGAAATCATCCCCATCGAGCAAAAATACCGGGGCGTAATCCGCCTGCCTGTTGCCACCCTGAAATTTGCGCGATACAAACACGAAGCGGAGCAGCTCAAAAACTTCATTCTCTCCGATGAGGCCCGTCACATATTTCACAAACATGCCTATTCCGTAGACCCGAATATTGCCGTAGATAAACAGGGTTTCTGCCTGGACAACACAACGGACCAGGACATGAAGCACCTGGTCAATGCCGCCACGGCGGTCAAGGACGAACGGTATCCGGTCAATGCAAAAACCGTTGGAGACCTCATTGGCGAAGTCAAACGCCAGCGCAAAACTGTTCGCTCGGGTTCCTAG
- a CDS encoding lytic transglycosylase domain-containing protein: MTRLWLVSILMHAGLLCLVTPAVQADIYRYVDSNGVMHFTNTPTTSEYSFYLKESPPAGVKKGAFNGSFDEIIERHASANRLEKALVKAVIKAESNYNPKAISNKGAQGMMQLIPETAREMRVADPFDPEDNIRGGTRYLRKLLDLFNGNLDLALAAYNAGPGAVRQHGGIPPYTETRNYVQRVKGFIDVYR, translated from the coding sequence ATGACACGTTTATGGCTGGTTTCAATATTGATGCATGCGGGGCTTCTTTGCCTCGTCACGCCTGCCGTGCAGGCCGATATCTACCGCTACGTCGACAGCAACGGCGTCATGCATTTCACCAACACGCCGACAACCTCCGAATACTCTTTTTATCTCAAGGAATCACCCCCCGCAGGTGTAAAAAAAGGTGCGTTTAACGGCTCTTTCGATGAGATCATCGAAAGGCACGCTAGTGCCAACCGGCTGGAAAAGGCCTTGGTAAAGGCCGTCATCAAGGCGGAAAGCAACTACAATCCCAAGGCCATATCCAATAAGGGCGCCCAGGGAATGATGCAACTGATCCCCGAAACGGCGCGCGAAATGCGTGTTGCCGACCCCTTCGATCCCGAAGACAATATTCGTGGCGGCACCCGCTATCTGCGGAAGCTTCTCGACCTGTTCAACGGCAATCTGGATCTGGCACTGGCGGCCTACAATGCCGGCCCGGGAGCAGTTCGACAGCACGGCGGCATCCCCCCATATACTGAAACCCGGAACTACGTTCAGCGTGTGAAGGGGTTTATCGATGTCTACCGTTAG
- the pheA gene encoding chorismate mutase, translating to MTIDEIRQRIDALDDELLKIFNCRAGLALAIGELKKAEGRAVYDPKREQMIFERMKATNPGPLDDGAIVRLFERVIDETRRLERIRTKGE from the coding sequence TTGACAATCGATGAAATCAGGCAGCGGATTGACGCTCTCGATGACGAACTTCTCAAAATATTCAATTGCCGGGCGGGGCTGGCCCTCGCCATCGGCGAGCTCAAAAAAGCCGAAGGGCGGGCGGTCTATGACCCCAAAAGGGAACAGATGATTTTTGAGCGTATGAAGGCGACCAATCCCGGTCCGCTCGACGATGGTGCCATTGTCCGGTTGTTCGAGCGTGTCATCGATGAGACCAGGCGGTTGGAGCGTATCCGGACGAAGGGAGAGTAA
- a CDS encoding ACT domain-containing protein — translation MIAHQVSIFLENKPGRLEKVTAVLKSAGINIRAMTLSTSSAGWGILNLLVDRPDRACEKLSGAGHPAVLREIVVVSMEDSPGALHDMLSILARAGLNVQNAYGTVLGDNKTAILIIDVEDTEHVQQIFDSAGVRTLSAQQVYGL, via the coding sequence ATGATAGCGCATCAGGTTTCAATTTTTCTGGAAAACAAACCGGGCCGGCTGGAAAAGGTCACCGCGGTGCTCAAATCCGCCGGCATCAACATCCGCGCCATGACCCTGTCGACCAGCTCGGCCGGCTGGGGTATCCTGAATCTGCTGGTGGACCGCCCGGACAGGGCCTGCGAGAAGCTTTCCGGCGCCGGACATCCGGCCGTACTGCGGGAAATCGTGGTGGTCAGCATGGAGGATTCTCCCGGGGCGCTGCATGACATGCTGAGCATTCTGGCCCGCGCCGGACTCAATGTCCAGAATGCCTACGGTACCGTGCTTGGCGACAACAAAACCGCCATCCTGATCATCGATGTGGAGGACACCGAACACGTTCAGCAGATTTTCGATTCAGCAGGGGTGCGAACCTTGTCCGCGCAGCAGGTGTACGGGCTGTAG
- a CDS encoding ABC transporter ATP-binding protein — protein MIEIRNLSGNLGGFCLKDINLTINDGEYMVLLGPTGAGKTVLIEYLVGMYRQTEGSILVDGEDITPLYTEERNIAYVPQDYALFPNLTVEKNIAYGLEAKGLPQHEIVQIRDEIISSLGIEYIRQRMPLNLSGGEKQRVALGRALATQPSVVLLDEPLSALDENLRATMSKELQALQRKTNATFVHVCHNFEEAASVADRIAIMNNGHLIQVDTLENLKTRPLNEFIVRFLKTQNIFPGVSDGLSIGINEVSLKKPSPFQGNVKIAIRPEHVYLGPPNDGEKENSFAGRIAQVSYKPHLVEYGVDIGMPLIAFHIGREKYRVGDLVTVHIPQEHIILVELESSC, from the coding sequence ATGATAGAAATTCGGAATTTAAGCGGCAATCTGGGAGGATTCTGTCTTAAAGACATCAATCTGACCATAAATGATGGCGAATACATGGTTCTTCTGGGGCCGACCGGAGCAGGAAAAACCGTGCTGATTGAATATCTGGTCGGCATGTACCGGCAAACCGAAGGCAGCATTCTGGTGGATGGCGAAGACATTACACCCCTGTACACGGAGGAACGCAATATCGCGTATGTACCACAGGACTATGCCTTGTTTCCAAACCTGACAGTTGAAAAAAACATCGCTTACGGGCTTGAGGCAAAAGGACTGCCGCAACATGAAATAGTCCAGATCCGCGATGAGATCATCTCATCGCTCGGGATAGAATATATCCGTCAGCGGATGCCGCTGAATCTCAGTGGGGGTGAAAAACAGCGCGTGGCCCTGGGGCGGGCATTGGCCACACAACCAAGCGTGGTGCTGCTGGATGAACCGCTCTCGGCGCTGGACGAAAACCTCAGAGCCACAATGAGCAAGGAACTGCAGGCCCTGCAAAGAAAAACCAACGCTACCTTTGTCCACGTTTGCCACAATTTCGAGGAAGCGGCCTCGGTCGCCGACCGCATCGCAATCATGAACAATGGGCACTTGATTCAGGTGGATACACTGGAAAATTTAAAAACCAGGCCCCTTAACGAGTTCATTGTGCGCTTTCTGAAAACGCAGAATATTTTCCCGGGCGTGTCGGATGGCCTTTCGATAGGGATCAATGAGGTTTCGCTGAAAAAGCCCAGTCCGTTCCAGGGGAATGTCAAAATTGCGATTCGTCCGGAACATGTTTACCTGGGGCCGCCCAACGATGGTGAAAAAGAGAATTCCTTTGCGGGGCGCATTGCGCAGGTATCGTACAAACCGCATCTGGTGGAATACGGCGTGGATATCGGCATGCCGCTGATCGCATTTCATATCGGCAGGGAAAAATACCGTGTTGGCGATCTTGTTACCGTGCACATCCCTCAGGAACACATCATTCTGGTGGAATTGGAATCATCCTGTTGA
- a CDS encoding molybdate ABC transporter permease subunit: MSGEPQSATTTDSLARPQKAESRDRLIFKTFFYSFAGFLFLFSAYLFLTNVDQLFVTEAAVQTRNLTSWGEDREILNMFAGGFWKDPYFWKSLNLTLMITVITTILSTLIGIPTAYALSRYKIRGKVIIDVLFSSMLVIPASSVGLCLIVMFNYGPFWDLQQKLGFRFAHSIFPGMIIASFILSFALGLSAWKATFDSINPRFEQVARSLGSSRWRAFRTVTLPLAKSGLVAGIILAWTRAMAEFGAVLFFCGTFRELPPARFSDLEQALHIDQADWLSVAIWAQIEYGNVEYGFALAFILVIIGGLSVYAMHRIGAKGYIW, translated from the coding sequence GTGTCTGGTGAACCGCAGTCCGCCACAACAACCGACAGCCTCGCGCGGCCTCAAAAAGCGGAGTCCCGTGATCGGCTGATTTTCAAGACATTTTTTTATAGCTTTGCCGGTTTTCTGTTTCTTTTTTCGGCGTATCTGTTTCTGACCAACGTTGATCAATTGTTTGTCACGGAAGCGGCTGTTCAAACCCGGAATCTGACCTCGTGGGGAGAGGATCGCGAGATCCTCAACATGTTTGCGGGGGGGTTCTGGAAAGACCCGTATTTCTGGAAATCGCTGAATCTCACACTGATGATCACCGTAATCACCACCATACTGTCCACCCTGATAGGCATTCCCACCGCTTACGCGCTGAGCCGCTACAAAATTCGGGGAAAAGTCATCATCGATGTGCTGTTTTCCTCGATGCTCGTCATTCCGGCTTCTTCCGTGGGCTTGTGCCTCATCGTCATGTTCAACTACGGACCGTTCTGGGATCTTCAGCAAAAACTGGGCTTTCGTTTTGCCCACAGCATATTCCCGGGCATGATCATCGCGAGTTTCATCTTGTCTTTTGCATTGGGGCTGAGTGCGTGGAAAGCCACCTTCGACAGCATCAATCCCCGCTTCGAACAGGTGGCCAGATCCCTGGGCAGCAGCCGATGGCGAGCTTTCCGGACGGTTACCCTGCCACTGGCCAAAAGTGGTCTGGTGGCCGGCATCATTCTGGCGTGGACCAGAGCGATGGCCGAATTCGGCGCAGTGCTGTTTTTCTGCGGTACCTTCCGGGAATTGCCCCCTGCACGATTCAGTGATCTGGAGCAGGCGTTGCACATCGACCAGGCCGACTGGCTTTCAGTGGCCATCTGGGCCCAGATCGAATATGGCAACGTAGAATACGGCTTTGCCCTGGCCTTTATTCTGGTCATCATCGGCGGCCTTTCCGTTTATGCCATGCATCGCATCGGCGCCAAAGGCTACATCTGGTAA
- a CDS encoding ABC transporter permease: protein MPKVSVIRGRWWPALTISITLVAITFYLLLIASNWIYLGWNDTIHFFTQARMWQRFWLTVWTSTVSTSVALLIGIPAGYALSRFSFPCRNIFASVIDLPIVVSPAVIGAFLFGITTRFPFDMISEHYNIYIGRNVYGVLLVQFTVTCAFCTRLMKASFDMIPTKFESVSRSLGASNFRTFFKVVMPMAKNGILASMIVVWARAAAEWEGLMLFVGASEGETDIMPFAIYLDWNGGMMGWVTSMTIVCILMAITAMSAMRLIGGKSSVW from the coding sequence ATGCCAAAAGTATCTGTCATCCGTGGACGATGGTGGCCGGCGCTCACGATTTCCATTACGCTTGTGGCGATAACGTTTTATCTTCTTCTGATCGCCAGCAACTGGATCTATCTGGGATGGAACGACACCATTCATTTCTTTACCCAGGCCAGAATGTGGCAGCGATTCTGGCTGACGGTCTGGACCTCGACGGTTTCGACCTCTGTTGCCCTGTTGATCGGCATCCCGGCCGGCTATGCCTTGTCGAGGTTCTCCTTTCCCTGCCGCAATATTTTTGCGAGCGTTATCGATCTGCCGATAGTCGTTTCGCCGGCCGTCATCGGGGCTTTTCTGTTTGGCATCACCACCAGGTTCCCCTTTGACATGATCAGCGAACATTACAACATCTACATCGGTCGTAATGTCTACGGTGTGCTGCTGGTGCAGTTTACGGTTACCTGCGCTTTCTGCACCAGGCTTATGAAGGCCAGCTTCGACATGATCCCGACCAAGTTCGAATCCGTATCCCGCTCGCTGGGAGCTTCCAACTTCCGTACCTTTTTCAAGGTCGTGATGCCCATGGCAAAAAACGGCATCCTTGCAAGCATGATTGTGGTTTGGGCCCGAGCCGCCGCGGAATGGGAAGGTCTCATGCTTTTTGTGGGCGCGTCGGAGGGAGAGACCGACATTATGCCCTTCGCCATCTACCTGGACTGGAACGGCGGCATGATGGGATGGGTAACATCCATGACCATAGTCTGCATCCTGATGGCGATAACCGCCATGTCCGCCATGAGGCTCATAGGAGGAAAAAGCAGTGTCTGGTGA
- a CDS encoding glycoside hydrolase family 3 protein, with product MFRSIPAKFRYPVGILIGLILLILSVQAVPAIKKLAGPAAGAELPLGQLLMVGFAGSVLDENHPILEDIRSRHLGGVILFNYGPSADHPAGNIVSPEQLRSLTAQLQKAAGTVPVLIAIDQEGGRIVRLKEEFGFPATVSAASLGKINDPALTRKRSDAIALSLQQVGINLNLGPVVDLNSNPDNPVIGKLERSFSADPAVVVIHAREYIRAHHRRGILCSLKHFPGHGSSTGDSHQGFVDVTASWSAKELDPFRTLIDENLADTVLTAHVFNATLDAGAPATLSKKTVDGLLRKHLGFSGVVLSDDLTMGAIADHYSLEETVEKALNAGVDMLLLADNHPDTTRRMLSILHKLIDSGRVSRQRIEQSLQRIAALKERLQARPTE from the coding sequence ATGTTCAGATCGATACCGGCGAAGTTCAGATACCCGGTCGGCATCCTCATCGGACTGATTCTGCTGATCCTTTCCGTGCAGGCTGTTCCCGCGATTAAAAAACTCGCCGGTCCGGCAGCCGGCGCCGAGCTTCCTCTGGGGCAATTGCTGATGGTCGGATTCGCCGGTTCCGTCCTCGACGAGAACCATCCGATCCTTGAGGATATCCGCAGCCGCCACCTCGGCGGCGTGATCCTTTTCAATTATGGGCCAAGCGCCGATCATCCGGCCGGCAACATCGTTTCTCCGGAGCAGTTACGCTCCCTTACCGCACAACTGCAAAAAGCCGCCGGCACAGTGCCTGTGCTGATCGCCATCGATCAGGAAGGCGGCCGCATCGTGCGACTGAAGGAGGAATTCGGCTTCCCGGCTACCGTGTCAGCGGCAAGTCTCGGCAAAATAAACGATCCCGCCCTCACCCGCAAGCGGTCGGACGCCATCGCCCTCAGCCTGCAACAGGTGGGGATCAATCTCAACCTCGGGCCGGTGGTGGATCTCAACAGCAACCCCGACAACCCTGTCATCGGCAAACTGGAACGGAGTTTCTCCGCTGATCCGGCTGTCGTTGTCATCCATGCCCGCGAATATATCCGTGCCCACCATCGGCGTGGCATTCTGTGCAGCCTGAAACATTTCCCCGGTCATGGCAGCTCAACCGGCGATTCCCATCAGGGTTTCGTCGATGTTACCGCCAGCTGGAGCGCAAAAGAGCTAGATCCCTTCCGCACCCTGATCGATGAAAACCTGGCCGATACCGTGCTGACAGCCCACGTGTTCAACGCCACACTCGATGCCGGGGCACCAGCCACCTTGTCGAAAAAAACCGTGGATGGGTTGTTGCGAAAACACCTCGGGTTTTCGGGAGTGGTTCTTAGCGACGACCTGACGATGGGCGCCATCGCCGACCACTACAGCCTTGAAGAAACGGTGGAAAAAGCCCTCAACGCCGGGGTTGACATGCTGCTGCTCGCCGACAACCATCCGGACACAACCCGCCGCATGCTCTCCATTCTGCACAAGCTGATCGATTCGGGCCGGGTTTCCCGGCAGCGCATTGAACAGTCCCTGCAACGCATTGCCGCCCTCAAAGAGCGATTGCAGGCCCGTCCGACGGAGTGA